A single genomic interval of Fibrobacter sp. UWB13 harbors:
- a CDS encoding O-antigen ligase — MIDFLVYAIFASCFFVLLYKDAEARFCALFIGTLLFPSCIWIIDSPKLSPQHILLYSFFLVEILKNYNFFIESLKKFPFKIPLSLVIISFICTVYSNNKFDIKEYYVLARYIIELYGYLLAAFIIGRRIDVIKTLQQLFPIIFILGVLGVFEGLFNANYPFKYICSAFPYYDGFYNLATNINASDAWRTRTLLTTTYPTAYGTLLCGIILVFFPMLNKIDINKSWKLAFVGIYLANLLLSGSRTGMLCSAVALAFWFTRKWHILIKLFMIFALVIAAYFGIQKVIDNFSQETRGSSLQLREQQLLFSIVQIAESPLFGNGVGYLTKHIFETDAYGDRIRNEDILGMESILFPKLINYGFVGLFLYFTLSIWIFVYFFRRRNENMVAISGALEIFAMTLFFILSGNMGNASAYTYLIIGLLAGNIQISEESEQKEEITKNPQMKSLAQDVRSK, encoded by the coding sequence ATGATTGATTTTCTTGTCTATGCCATTTTCGCATCCTGTTTTTTTGTACTGCTCTACAAAGATGCTGAAGCCCGTTTTTGCGCATTGTTCATAGGCACGCTTCTTTTTCCATCGTGCATTTGGATTATCGATTCCCCAAAGCTTTCACCCCAGCATATTCTTCTATACTCGTTCTTTCTTGTCGAAATTTTAAAGAACTATAATTTTTTCATTGAATCCCTAAAAAAATTTCCTTTTAAAATTCCGCTCTCATTAGTAATCATTTCATTTATTTGCACAGTCTATTCAAACAATAAATTTGACATCAAGGAATATTACGTTCTCGCCCGCTACATCATAGAACTGTATGGCTACCTGTTGGCCGCGTTCATTATCGGTCGTAGAATAGACGTCATAAAGACTCTACAGCAGTTATTTCCGATCATATTCATATTAGGGGTGCTTGGCGTTTTCGAAGGGCTGTTCAACGCCAACTATCCATTCAAGTACATCTGTTCCGCGTTCCCCTATTACGACGGCTTTTACAACCTTGCAACAAATATCAACGCAAGTGATGCATGGCGCACAAGAACGTTACTTACCACAACTTATCCAACGGCTTACGGCACGCTCCTTTGCGGAATAATCCTAGTATTCTTCCCAATGCTAAATAAAATCGACATCAACAAGTCATGGAAACTTGCATTCGTCGGCATTTATCTTGCCAACCTGTTACTTAGCGGAAGCCGAACGGGAATGCTTTGTTCTGCAGTCGCACTTGCATTTTGGTTTACCCGCAAATGGCATATTCTTATAAAGTTGTTCATGATATTCGCCCTCGTCATCGCGGCATACTTCGGCATACAAAAAGTCATTGATAATTTTTCCCAAGAAACCCGAGGTAGTTCATTACAGCTCCGTGAACAGCAACTTCTATTTTCAATCGTTCAAATTGCAGAAAGCCCTCTATTCGGAAACGGAGTCGGATACCTGACCAAACATATTTTTGAAACAGACGCCTATGGAGACCGAATTCGAAACGAAGATATTTTAGGAATGGAATCCATCCTCTTTCCAAAACTGATCAATTACGGTTTTGTAGGACTATTCCTATACTTCACACTTTCCATCTGGATTTTCGTCTACTTCTTCAGGCGTCGAAACGAAAACATGGTTGCCATATCAGGAGCACTTGAAATATTCGCCATGACGCTATTCTTTATACTGTCTGGGAATATGGGCAATGCATCTGCATACACCTACCTTATCATAGGTCTACTCGCAGGGAACATTCAGATTTCAGAAGAATCGGAGCAAAAGGAAGAAATAACCAAGAATCCCCAAATGAAATCTTTGGCTCAAGACGTACGGAGCAAATGA
- a CDS encoding glycosyltransferase family 8 protein, producing MVEIVLCTDENYVMPTSVLTTSIGLTNPNLEIHYNIVSTKLDQKFKDQLSRHLGNANSSISFYSLDESCLKDCPIRPGEHVSLATYIRLFLPSILPQDLDKVLYIDGDVICTGSIQELWETPLASHAAAAVPDMRCNDIRILNRLSLPKDSDYFNAGIMLINLKWWRDNDIQNKALHYIANNQDICQYHDQDALNVILHGLIAELPICYNLQEHFFEPLKDQFISRSHFEELQTALSNPSLIHYTGFRKPWHRECVNPLKSVWLFFYDKTEWRNTKLGFRHKGFRLFKYRLREKIANYGLMTSKNIYKDMDFSDIQQAVMNKVKSKVK from the coding sequence ATGGTAGAAATAGTTCTTTGCACAGATGAAAACTATGTCATGCCGACATCAGTCCTCACGACATCTATTGGTCTTACTAATCCAAATCTCGAGATTCATTACAATATCGTTTCTACGAAACTGGACCAAAAATTTAAGGACCAGCTATCTAGGCATCTCGGGAACGCCAATTCAAGCATCAGCTTTTACAGCCTTGACGAATCCTGTTTGAAAGATTGCCCGATTCGTCCCGGAGAACATGTTTCTTTGGCAACTTACATCCGCCTATTTTTACCCTCAATTCTCCCACAAGACCTAGACAAAGTCCTTTACATCGATGGTGATGTCATTTGCACAGGCTCTATCCAGGAACTTTGGGAAACTCCGCTTGCAAGCCACGCCGCAGCCGCCGTCCCAGACATGCGCTGCAACGACATCCGTATTCTGAACCGTCTGTCGCTCCCCAAGGACAGCGACTACTTCAATGCCGGAATCATGCTCATCAATCTAAAATGGTGGCGCGACAATGACATTCAAAACAAAGCGCTCCATTACATTGCCAACAATCAAGACATTTGCCAGTATCACGATCAAGACGCCTTAAATGTCATACTTCATGGGCTAATTGCAGAACTCCCGATTTGCTACAATCTACAAGAACATTTTTTCGAACCGCTAAAAGACCAGTTCATTAGCAGAAGCCATTTCGAGGAATTGCAGACAGCGCTATCCAACCCGAGCCTAATACACTATACAGGTTTTAGAAAGCCTTGGCACCGTGAATGTGTCAATCCATTAAAGTCTGTTTGGCTATTTTTCTACGATAAAACAGAATGGCGAAACACCAAACTTGGTTTTCGCCACAAAGGATTTAGACTTTTTAAATACAGACTTCGTGAAAAGATTGCCAACTACGGACTGATGACATCGAAAAACATATACAAGGACATGGATTTTTCCGACATTCAACAGGCCGTAATGAACAAGGTCAAATCAAAAGTTAAATAG
- a CDS encoding endonuclease/exonuclease/phosphatase family protein, with amino-acid sequence MKLSTIFFVIAGLLCGQAFAEKVTYATWNIRYANAKDSANGDGWGKRAPRIAEVIQFYDFDIISMQEPDKNQVADLAALLPDYDYVQADSIYFHPIFFKKSLFKKVDSGMFWYSESGERGSIGWGASQIRYCSWAKLMPKQGKNKKPLFIFNGHWDHKSWDARKESAKLTVRKIKDIAGTGLAIFSGDTNVETDKEPYNTMQRSSILMDSRKASKIVYAPNNSFNNFDPNTYGKWQIDHVFVSPTFNVMKYGILNERYYDGKKWRYHSDHLPIMVNLEYK; translated from the coding sequence ATGAAACTATCGACTATTTTCTTTGTAATAGCAGGACTCCTTTGTGGTCAGGCTTTTGCTGAAAAAGTTACTTATGCGACTTGGAATATCCGCTACGCCAATGCGAAGGATTCTGCTAATGGGGATGGCTGGGGCAAGCGCGCTCCGAGAATTGCCGAGGTAATCCAGTTCTATGATTTCGATATCATTTCTATGCAGGAACCGGATAAGAACCAGGTGGCAGATTTGGCTGCCTTGCTACCGGATTATGATTATGTCCAAGCCGATTCCATTTATTTCCATCCGATCTTTTTCAAGAAGTCCCTTTTTAAAAAAGTTGATTCGGGAATGTTCTGGTATTCTGAATCTGGCGAACGTGGTTCCATTGGTTGGGGTGCAAGCCAAATTCGTTATTGCTCGTGGGCTAAATTGATGCCGAAACAAGGGAAGAATAAAAAGCCTTTGTTCATTTTCAACGGACATTGGGACCATAAAAGTTGGGATGCTCGAAAGGAATCTGCAAAGCTGACGGTGAGAAAGATTAAGGACATTGCGGGGACAGGCTTGGCAATCTTTTCTGGAGATACTAATGTTGAAACGGATAAGGAACCCTACAATACGATGCAGAGGTCTTCAATTCTCATGGATTCCAGAAAGGCTTCAAAAATCGTCTATGCTCCAAATAATTCTTTCAACAACTTTGACCCGAATACTTATGGCAAATGGCAAATTGACCACGTATTTGTAAGCCCGACATTTAATGTGATGAAATATGGAATCTTGAATGAACGTTACTATGATGGTAAAAAGTGGCGCTATCATTCAGACCATTTGCCGATTATGGTCAATCTTGAGTATAAATAA
- a CDS encoding adenylyltransferase/cytidyltransferase family protein, whose protein sequence is MSEKKYKRAITYGTYDLFHIGHLRLLKRIANLADELYVAVSSDEFNTLKGKKCIVPFENRKEIVESLRMVTKVIREDNWEQKISDVQKYHCDLFVMGSDWTGKFDFLKDYCEVLYLPRTEGVSTTEIKEEIKSPKD, encoded by the coding sequence ATGAGCGAGAAAAAATACAAACGAGCTATTACCTACGGTACATACGACCTATTCCATATAGGCCACTTGCGTCTCCTCAAAAGAATCGCCAATTTGGCAGACGAACTATACGTAGCAGTTTCTTCGGACGAATTCAACACCCTGAAGGGTAAAAAATGCATCGTTCCGTTTGAAAATCGCAAAGAAATCGTAGAATCCCTCCGCATGGTTACAAAGGTCATCCGAGAAGACAACTGGGAACAAAAAATAAGCGATGTCCAAAAATACCACTGCGACCTATTCGTCATGGGAAGCGACTGGACAGGAAAATTCGATTTTCTAAAAGATTACTGCGAAGTTCTCTATCTTCCAAGAACCGAAGGTGTCAGCACCACGGAAATCAAGGAAGAAATCAAATCCCCTAAAGACTAA